The following are encoded together in the Fusarium keratoplasticum isolate Fu6.1 chromosome 1, whole genome shotgun sequence genome:
- a CDS encoding Ammonium transporter, producing MPAAPQAGPPPSGSPTYQAASPGPGPSNLSSSRLRPSYPCHERLARRSLFQSRHLLPHATPISTTLLTFAVLHSSMATSTVAAMGGDGDARGATQLKYNGTGATGANPLEMDVNIWYEPGDIAWMLTSTALVLLMVPGVGFFYSGLARRKSALSLVWLSVMSASVTCFQWFFWGFSLTFSHTSGPFIGDLANFGFKDVLARPSVGSAHVPDMLFAVYQGMFSAMTVALATGAVAERGRMLPCVIFIFIWATIVYDPIACWTWNPNGWSNKMGVLDFAGGTPVHIASGSAALAYSMMLGKRRGHGTHELNYRPHNATHIVTGTVFLWVGWFGFNAGSALAANLRGVMAAVVTNLAACVGGITWCLLDYRLERKFSTVGFCSGVVAGLVCITPGSGYVPPWAAVIFGVLGASGSNYATKVKFLLGIDDALDIFAVHGVGGLIGNICTAFFASPTIAALDGHSRINGGWIHHHWAQMGYQLADSFCGGLYSFSVTCLILFIMNLIPGLRLRVSEEAEILGIDDAEIGEFAYDYVELTREVVNDVEGEAGSRYSADPTAFHPYEKHSIPMIDARMFGGQPPPAPLGFPQ from the exons ATGCCCGCAGCTCCTCAAGCAGGTCCTCCCCCCTCGGGGAGCCCTACTTATCAAGCCGCATCCCCAGGCCCAGGACCGTCCAACTTGTCGTCCTCGAGGTTGCGCCCCAGCTACCCCTGTCATGAGAGACTCGCCCGTCGCAGTCTCTTCCAGTCCCGCCACCTTCTGCCACACGCGACACCGATATCGACGACGCTCTTGACCTTTGCGGTCCTGCACTCATCCATGGCCACATCAACCGTCGCTGCCAtgggcggcgacggcgacgcaAGAGGAGCGACCCAACTCAAGTACAACGGCACCGGCGCGACTGGCGCCAATCCCCTCGAGATGGACGTCAACATCTGGTATGAG CCTGGAGATATCGCTTGGATGCTCACGTCCACTGCTCTCGTCTTGTTGATGGTTCCTGGTGTCGG CTTCTTCTACTCGGGTCTCGCCCGTCGCAAATCTGCCCTCTCATTAGTATGGCTCTCAGTAATGAGCGCATCGGTAACATGCTTCCAATGGTTCTTCTGGGGCTTCTCTCTCACCTTTTCTCACACGTCGGGCCCCTTCATCGGTGACCTGGCCAACTTTGGTTTCAAAGATGTCCTGGCCCGGCCCTCGGTGGGCTCCGCTCACGTCCCGGATATGCTCTTCGCCGTCTACCAGGGCATGTTCTCCGCCATGACCGTCGCCCTTGCTACCGGCGCCGTCGCCGAGCGTGGCCGCATGCTCCCAtgcgtcatcttcatctttaTTTGGGCCACTATTGTCTACGACCCCATCGCCTGTTGGACTTGGAACCCGAATGGATGGTCTAACAAGATGGGTGTGCTGGACTTTGCCGGTGGCACCCCCGTGCATATCGCCTCGGGCAGCGCTGCCCTGGCCTACTCCATGATGCTTGGAAAGCGCCGAGGCCACGGGACACACGAGCTCAACTACCGTCCTCACAATGCGACCCACATCGTGACGGGCACCGTCTTCCTCTGGGTCGGCTGGTTCGGCTTCAACGCCGGCTCCGCCCTCGCTGCCAACCTGCGCGGTGTCATGGCCGCCGTGGTCACTAACCTGGCTGCTTGCGTGGGGGGCATCACTTGGTGTCTGCTGGATTACCGCCTGGAGAGGAAGTTTTCGACAGTTGGCTTTTGCTCTGGCGTAGTCGCAGGGTTGGTCTGCATTACCCCTGGCTCCG GCTACGTTCCTCCTTGGGCTGCTGTCATCTTTGGTGTCCTCGGCGCTTCTGGCTCCAACTATGCCACCAAGGTCAAGTTCCTCCTCGGTATCGACGATGCTCTCGATATCTTTGCTGTCCACGGCGTCGGTGGTTTGATCGGCAACATCTGCACCGCCTTCTTCGCCAGCCCAACTATCGCAGCCCTCGATGGCCACTCTCGAATCAACGGCGGTTGGATTCACCACCACTGGGCACAGATGGGGTACCAGCTCGCTGACTCCTTCTGCGGAGGCCTATACTCGTTCAGCGTCACCTGCCTCATCCTGTTCATCATGAACTTGATCCCCGGTCTCCGACTACGCGTCTCCGAAGAAGCTGAGATTCTGGGTatcgacgacgccgagaTCGGCGAGTTCGCCTACGACTACGTTGAGCTTACTAGGGAAGTGGTCAACGAcgtcgagggcgaggccGGCAGCCGATATTCCGCGGATCCCACAGCGTTCCATCCCTACGAGAAGCACAGCATTCCCATGATAGATGCCCGCATGTTTGGCGGTCAGCCTCCGCCTGCTCCTCTGGGGTTCCCCCAGTGA
- a CDS encoding COP9 signalosome complex subunit 4, with protein sequence MAPNPKVAEAISRAESAAGEKGPLYEQLLAEIKTLSSPATATDDLNAVVDSIFNQALGIVATRSVLAAFINTLRELKNEDMWIEVGTRTLNTISAQPSSSSFIDAGATLRELVATAHENNEDFLDAAKALSEIPLESSQRKVTDEEKARTWVRIVRNYLEVDDSTAAEMYINKLKNIMHLVTDQDLNLHFKLSQARIQDAKRDFLSASQRYHEISFSPAIAEEERLHTLSMAVKCAVLAPAGPMRSRTLGRLYKDERSVQLEEFGILEKMFLDRLLSPEEVDKFAEGLQPHQLATTSDGSTVLAKAVVEHNLLGASRLYSNIRFEALGSLLGLDADKAEETTARMIEQGRLVGRMDQVDGIVWFEGGEASGEKGSGRAEIIVGKEMRKWDDNVESLAEDVENVTNTLQKEFPEFVAVNLNV encoded by the exons ATGGCGCCAAACCCCAAagtcgccgaggccatctcgCGAGCAGAATCCGCTGCTGGGGAAAAGGGACCCCTCTACGAGCAGCTCCTCGCCGAAATCAAGACGCTCTCCTCACCGGCCACCGCTACCGATGACCTGAATGCCGTCGTCGACTCCATCTTTAACCAGGCTCTCGGCATCGTAGCCACGAGGTCCGTTCTCGCCGCCTTTATCAACACCCTCCGCGAGCTCAAGAACGAGGACATGTGGATCGAGGTCGGAACCCGGACTCTAAACACCATCTCTGCCCAaccctcgtcgtcctcattCATCGACGCCGGCGCCACGCTCCGCGAGCTCGTCGCTACCGCCCATGAGAACAATGAAGACTTTCTCGACGCCGCAAAGGCCCTGTCCGAGATTCCCCTCGAGAGCTCGCAGCGCAAGGTCACGGACGAGGAAAAGGCCCGTACGTGGGTCCGCATCGTGCGTAACTACCTCGAGGTGGACGACTCGACGGCTGCCGAGATGtacatcaacaagctcaagaacatCATGCACCTGGTTACAGACCAGGACTTGAACTTGCACTTCAAGCTATCTCAGGCCCGCATCCAGGATGCCAAGCGAGACTTCCTGTCTGCTTCGCAGCGATACCACGAGATCAGCTTCTCccccgccatcgccgaggaggaacgGCTACATACTCTTAGCATGGCCGTCAAGTGCGCCGTCCTGGCCCCCGCAGGCCCCATGAGGAGTCGCACGCTGGGTCGTCTGTACAAGGATGAGCGATCAGTGCAGTTGGAGGAGTTTGGCATTCTGGAAAAGATGTTCCTCGACCGACTCCTGTCGCCTGAGGAGGTGGACAAGTTCGCCGAGGGTCTGCAGCCGCACCAGCTGGCGACGACTTCTGATGGTTCCACGGTgctcgccaaggctgtcgTGGAGCACAACCTCCTGGGTGCGTCCAGGCTTTACAGTAACATCCGCTTCGAAGCCCTCGGGTcactccttggcctcgatgccgACAAGGCGGAGGAGACCACAGCTCGAATGATTGAGCAGGGCCGTCTAGTCGGCAGGATGGACCAAGTTGACGGCATAGTATGGTTTGAAGGTGGCGAGGCTTCGGGTGAGAAGGGCAGTGGAAGAGCCGAGATCATTGTAGGCAAGGAGATGCGAAAGTGGGACGACAACGTCGAGAGTCTGGCTGAAGATGTGGAAAACGTCACCAACACGTTGCAAAAGGAGTTTCCC GAATTTGTGGCCGTGAATCTCAATGTATGA
- a CDS encoding Mediator of RNA polymerase II transcription subunit 16 — translation MTAEKMPLMLDNAMPVDLNDVDDLFGDAVGLSLPVRAPSKQLQQRMDDLRSRGCCQTVSWSRTGTIASITPDGQNLELRYLRRSTDNGSWDLSEPTTCPLVKGSPAVPLVHLVWANTSSPDLAIIDAVGRVSIVSFSISLNHPFLQRKWDTDPVDDVHAVVGAYWLSITPSNQQSYNVMYGPATKHGNGYTYESSFVQAGGPSHPNPAKSALFTLTTNGILRMIWSQNNNRIEETTIELESVSSSDDVITHAAFASEKKHLLLALATSSKQLRLVRIEIHWGQTPQPDKSAGRPAGNLNPSLVEKHLATTNWLQGGSGDSNNDASMAELSHLEVLPSLMDSTGMNTTPPMVVVVRSRTSSEGPYQMAQSFIDRWEAVESRQHLHQAFEQLGGRRNSLSSELPNITQLRKVAPVIINKVVIAFHTLHFGKVLVLAFADGTVEFRDRLTFEELYTNQDTTKVINLRQLGWTFADEGPCQQVAFSPTYCSMIQMGDDGKVRWNKLHFPLGDIGNSMQDPQYSGSIAALTVTAAPSMFYQNNYDDMLAIVRPYTTKKRFVQDWITELIRILKIQVDYSEDTHHDALVRNGSLQYCFSIMNALGFRGEFNSRSFQGRFSMLALNVRNAVVLVTIASNTPLTVREKLSPLDEPEVVETLAGCGKWALDLVAWLIDCLFELMNDNKFLELLTRERFNEIAPYLHEKGNISLHFLLSSSSRGFLSAVCRRLGHLEALSTRAIDFYRRQSAVADGSSTGRTAPQLQQAYQKMQQMTSSGLVKVAEFEALLTELSKEIRQAYQVFLPNLVKAQHNAPQGKQIDVAVKTARIQFELSMLLAASPPPAFLQIMKKFFTTDLPAFRSSTDPSRLFFANYDLLEVQDDEHSLAEKKARGMFYVDVFKRMEIKPSPNRQWRRCTRCAAVMEDVFGSRPGFTFVLGQQRKCSCSGHWTLLPKGKPIS, via the exons ATGACTGCGGAAAAGATGCCTCTCATGCTGGATAATGCCATGCCAGTGGACCTCAACGATGTCGACGACCTGTTTGGCGATGCCGTGGGCCTTTCGCTTCCCGTAAGGGCTCCAAGcaagcagctccagcagagGATGGACGATCTGAGAAGTCGAGGGTGTTGCCA GACTGTGTCTTGGTCGAGAACCGGCACCATCGCTTCCATCACACCAGACGGCCAGAATCTCGAGCTTCGCTATCTGCGGCGCAGTACAGACAATGGCTCATGGGACCTCAGTGAACCAACCACATGTCCCCTTGTCAAGGGCTCGCCCGCTGTCCCTCTAGTCCACTTGGTATGGGCAAACACGAGCAGCCCTGAcctggccatcatcgatgcAGTTGGGCGTGTCAGTATTGTCAGCTTTTCCATCTCGCTCAACCATCCTTTTCTCCAGAGGAAATGGGACACTGATCCCGTTGATGATGTACACGCCGTCGTTGGAGCCTACTGGCTCAGCATCACTCCATCCAACCAACAG TCCTACAATGTCATGTACGGACCAGCGACAAAGCATGGCAACGGCTATACTTATGAAAGCTCTTTTGTTCAAGCTGGTGGTCCCTCACACCCCAACCCGGCAAAGAGCGCTCTATTCACTCTCACCACAAACGGTATTCTCAGAATGATATGGTCGCAAAACAACAACAGGATCGAGGAAACTACTATAGAGCTTGAGAGCGTCAGCTCATCTGATGATGTCATCACTCATGCTGCCTTTGCCTCCGAAAAGA AGCACCTACTTCTCGCCTTGGCTACAAGTTCAAAGCAATTAAGGCTGGTCAGGATCGAGATACACTGGGGCCAAACACCTCAGCCCGACAAGAGCGCTGGCCGGCCAGCTGGGAACCTCAACCCATCCTTGGTTGAGAAACACCTAGCTACCACGAATTGGTTGCAGGGCGGCTCTGGTGATTCGAACAACGATGCTTCCATGGCCGAGCTCTCTCATCTGGAGGTTCTCCCCTCACTCATGGATAGCACTGGTATGAACACCACACCGCCAAtggttgtcgttgtcagGTCGCGCACCTCTAGTGAGGGGCCCTATCAAATGGCACAGAGTTTCATCGATCGCTGGGAAGCCGTCGAGTCACGACAACACCTACATCAGGCCTTTGAGCAGCTCGGGGGTCGACGAAACAGCCTTTCTTCAGAGCTTCCCAACATCACACAACTTCGCAAGGTTGCTCCCGTCATTATCAATAAGGTTGTAATCGCATTCCACACACTTCACTTTGGCAAGGTGCTGGTCCTGGCTTTTGCGGATGGCACGGTCGAGTTTCGCGACAGACTCACATTTGAGGAGCTCTATACAAACCAAGACACAACCAAGGTTATCAATCTTCGACAGTTAGGATGGACCTTTGCTGATGAAGGACCTT GCCAGCAAGTGGCCTTTTCGCCTACCTACTGCTCCATGATTCAGAtgggcgatgatggaaagGTGAGGTGGAACAAGCTGCATTTTCCTCTAGGCGATATTGGGAACTCTATGCAAGATC CGCAATACTCCGGAAGCATTGCTGCCTTGACCGTGACAGCTGCACCGTCGATGTTCTACCAAAACAACTACGATGACATGCTTGCCATTGTCCGGCCATACACCACGAAAAAGA GATTTGTCCAAGACTGGATTACGGAACTGATCAGGATTCTCAAAATCCAAGTGGACTACTCAGAGGATACCCACCATGATGCCCTTGTGCGAAATGGTTCGCTACAGTATTGCTTTAGCATCATGAACGCATTGGGGTTCCGCGGCGAGTTCAATTCTCGATCTTTCCAGGGCAGGTTTTCCATGCTGGCATTAAACGTGCGGAACGCCGTGGTTCTTGTTACGATTGCGAGCAATACTCCCCTGACTGTCAGGGAAAAGCTGAGTCCTCTAGATGAACCTG AGGTCGTGGAAACACTCGCTGGCTGCGGCAAATGGGCCTTGGATCTTGTCGCTTGGTTGATTGACTGTCTCTTCGAACTCATGAACGACAACAAGTTCTTGGAGCTATTGACCCGAGAGCGTTTTAACGAGATCGCTCCATACCTGCATGAAAAGGGAAATATCTCACTTCATTTCCTCTTGAGCTCGTCTAGCCGAGGCTTCTTGTCGGCAGTTTGCCGTCGATTGGGCCACTTGGAGGCCTTGAGCACACGAGCCATTGACTTTTATCGTCGACAGTCAGCCGTGGCAGATGGTTCATCGACTGGCAGGACAGCCCCTCAGCTACAGCAGGCATATCAAAAGATGCAGCAAATGACGTCGTCGGGGCTTGTCAAGGTGGCAGAGTTTGAGGCTCTCCTGACTGAGCTCAGCAAGGAGATCAGGCAAGCCTACCAAGTCTTCCTCCCAAACCTTGTCAAGGCCCAGCATAACGCGCCGCAGGGGAAGCAGATTGATGTGGCAGTCAAGACAGCGCGAATCCAGTTCGAGCTCTCTATGCTCCTGGCTGCGTCGCCTCCGCCGGCATTTCTTCAGATCATGAAAAAGTTCTTCACCACGGACCTACCAGCTTTCCGAAGTTCCACGGACCCGTCACGGCTGTTCTTTGCAAACTACGACCTCCTGGAAGTTCAAGACGATGAGCACAGCCTagcggagaagaaggcacGGGGCATGTTCTACGTCGACGTGTTTAAGCGGATGGAGATAAAACCTTCTCCCAACCGTCAATGGAGACGATGCACGCGATGTGCGGCAGTCATGGAAGATGTGTTTGGCAGCCGTCCTGGGTTTACATTTGTTCTGGGTCAACAGCGCAAGTGCTCATGTAGTGGCCACTGGACTCTGTTGCCGAAGGGGAAGCCGATTTCGTGA
- a CDS encoding DNA polymerase lambda, giving the protein MASLQEKIAFFDQLKPLYSDDEFDANEQTERKRCRKFFSARPVSKSSSREEPIVLDLTGDESQQTRVTPRRISSAPTIELTGSSKVIKGTPMTTTGQKNRLDTLLNQHSAGAILVDDTPIPESARPVQKGLLRGGSTPLFPSRRHLGQAKDDSPSANISMRKRKREPLLKLRPESEQIFKDLTFFYVPDDDVAPARRLRITKAREFGATWVRAPRIATHIIVDKHIQFKDLEGILKGINKNLPPKVVNEDYPIDCIQFKALLVHSQKKYQLVGQPVIQEEDKVSTTPSSSEESIQSLQIKPAHKNPKRWDYIPPGSTPDMSGESSRPSQVSETPIPTDSQPVILDLEPMVSSPKQASDDDLESSGRAIQDNSAGALGTRKSRMNDAEQPQKIIDHKDELSDYIKLMMEYKDLPLDVDEDDNHTVIEMGDTGSDEHHLSGSEDEKAQRRKSRRKTRSGRKELAFQDRFACNSAGAKDAKAGNPNARTIEVLQSMADYYDQINDHWRTTAYRKVISTLKRQETKVTTAEEAQRLPSVGARLAQKVEEIVTTDRLRRLEYAQKEPMDEALQLFLGIYGVGTSQAQQWLAQGFRTLDDLKTKAKLSPNQLLGIEHYHDLNTRIPRREVEALGTVVRKGAQQVDPNVELIIGGSYRRGAETSGDIDFIITKPNTDSSSELRPFLDDLVHRLEAEGFLVARLASSRSASDGSKWHGCCVLPKISGFNDENYRPIWRRIDFLLVPETEIGAALLYFTGNDIFNRSIRLLASKKGMRLNQRGLYKDAMRGPQRVKVTEGELVEGRDERRIFEILGVKWREPHERWC; this is encoded by the coding sequence ATGGCTTCACTGCAAGAGAAAATAGCATTCTTCGACCAACTGAAGCCGCTCTACAGCGATGACGAGTTCGATGCGAATGAGCAGACGGAGAGGAAGCGCTGTCGCAAGTTCTTCAGCGCCAGGCCCGTCTCCAAATCTTCGAGTCGCGAGGAGCCTATCGTGCTGGACCTGACGGGCGATGAGTCTCAACAGACGAGGGTCACACCTAGAAGAATCTCATCGGCTCCGACGATAGAGCTTACCGGGAGCTCCAAGGTCATCAAAGGCACACCGATGACAACGACAGGCCAGAAGAACAGACTTGATACTCTATTGAACCAACACAGCGCTGGGGCTATCCTAGTCGACGATACACCTATCCCCGAATCCGCGCGACCAGTCCAGAAAGGCCTCCTTAGGGGTGGTTCTACGCCGCTGTTCCCATCTAGGCGGCACCTGGGCCAGGCGAAAGACGACTCTCCGTCGGCAAACATCTCAATGAGGAAGCGAAAGCGAGAGCCGTTGCTCAAGCTCCGCCCCGAAAGCGAGCAGATCTTCAAGGACCTCACATTCTTCTACGTCCCCGATGATGACGTTGCACCGGCTCGTCGGCTGCGCATAACAAAGGCCCGCGAGTTTGGTGCGACATGGGTGAGGGCGCCGCGCATCGCAACGCATATCATCGTCGATAAGCACATTCAGTTCAAGGACCTCGAGGGGATTCTGAAGGGTATCAACAAGAACCTCCCACCCAAGGTGGTCAACGAGGACTATCCGATCGACTGTATTCAGTTCAAGGCGCTTCTTGTGCATAGCCAGAAGAAATACCAGCTCGTGGGCCAACCTGTgatccaggaggaggacaaggtctCTACTACGCCATCGAGCTCTGAGGAGTCCATTCAGTCATTACAGATCAAACCAGCTCACAAAAACCCAAAGAGATGGGATTATATCCCTCCCGGAAGCACGCCGGACATGAGTGGAGAGTCTTCACGTCCAAGTCAAGTCTCTGAAACACCTATTCCAACGGACTCACAACCAGTCATTCTCGATCTCGAACCCATGGTATCCTCTCCGAAACAGGCTTCGGATGATGACCTAGAGTCTTCTGGCAGGGCGATTCAAGATAATTCGGCAGGTGCTCTAGGGACCAGAAAGAGTCGGATGAATGATGCAGAACAACCTCAAAAGATCATTGACCACAAGGATGAGTTATCCGATTACATCAAACTAATGATGGAGTACAAGGACCTCCCGTTAGATGTcgacgaagacgacaacCATACTGTGATAGAGATGGGCGATACTGGATCAGACGAGCACCATCTTTCAGGCTCAGAAGACGAGAAAGCTCAAAGGCGCAAGTCACGGAGAAAGACACGATCTGGTCGCAAAGAACTCGCTTTTCAAGATCGGTTCGCCTGCAACTCAGCTGGGGCAAAGGATGCGAAAGCGGGGAATCCAAATGCCCGCACCATCGAAGTGCTCCAATCCATGGCTGACTACTACGATCAGATCAACGATCATTGGCGCACGACCGCCTACCGCAAGGTCATCAGCACTCTGAAGCGTCAAGAGACCAAGGTGACGACGGCAGAAGAAGCGCAGCGACTCCCCAGCGTCGGGGCACGTCTAGCACAGAAGGTTGAAGAGATTGTCACGACAGACCGACTGCGGCGGCTTGAATACGCTCAGAAGGAACCGATGGACGAGGCGTTACAGTTGTTTCTTGGAATCTACGGCGTTGGCaccagccaggcccagcAATGGCTTGCTCAGGGATTCAGAACTCTTGACGatctcaagaccaaggcaaAGCTCTCACCCAATCAATTACTTGGCATCGAACACTACCATGATCTCAACACCAGGATCCCGCGGCGTGAAGTGGAAGCTCTGGGTACAGTGGTGCGGAAAGGCGCCCAGCAGGTTGATCCAAACGTTgagctcatcatcggtgGGAGCTACAGGCGGGGAGCAGAAACATCAGGCGATATCGACTTTATCATTACGAAGCCAAACACAGACTCATCGTCAGAGTTGAGACCGTTTCTTGACGACCTTGTCCATCGTCTTGAAGCCGAGGGTTTTCTCGTCGCGAGGCTGGCTTCGTCGAGGTCAGCCAGCGACGGCAGCAAGTGGCATGGCTGCTGCGTATTGCCCAAGATCAGCGGCTTCAACGATGAAAACTACCGGCCCATCTGGCGACGCATCGATTTCCTGCTGGTGCCTGAGACAGAGATAGGAGCAGCTCTGTTGTACTTTACGGGCAACGACATATTCAACCGCAGCATTCGACTCCTGGCGTCCAAAAAGGGAATGCGACTGAACCAGCGCGGCTTGTACAAGGACGCAATGCGTGGGCCGCAGCGAGTAAAGGTCACAGAGGGAGAACTTGTCGAAGGACGTGATGAGAGGAGGATATTTGAGATTCTGGGGGTCAAGTGGCGGGAACCTCACGAACGGTGGTGCTAA
- a CDS encoding SGNH-hydro domain-containing protein, producing MGRKTLRILCFGDSLTSGYFAWGMGSHPYALKLEDRLTGAFPDVDFEVVADGQPGDVASFERFRKRMEAAWRKKTFDWTIILGGTNDIAYAIPPAQIFAALKGIYDIALSKEHKVLALTVPECEAKGERGTQSRHELNQMILNNKDTNYYSFDLHAHIPFHSLSEADREKYWDDGLHLRDDGYDWMGNHIADALIDILRREGTPGSPSQLEFEDDFVFEEEEGNPRKISEGYVVVRKKDLD from the exons ATGGGGCGCAAGACCCTGCGAATCCTCTGCTTCGGCGACTCCCTGACCTCGGGCTATTTCGCCTGGGGTATGGGCTCCCACCCCTACgctctcaagctcgaggatcGCCTTACGGGTGCCTTTCCCGATGTCGACTTTGAGGTGGTCGCTGATGGCCAACCTGGGGACGTTGCTTCCTTTGAACGCTTTCGCAAGAGGATGGAGGCTGCCT GGCGCAAGAAGACCTTCGACTGGACCATCATCCTAGGCGGCACCAA CGACATAGCCTACGCCATCCCTCCAGCCCAGATCTTTGCAGCCCTCAAAGGCATCTACGACATTGCCCTCAGCAAAGAGCACAAGGTCCTTGCCCTTACCGTCCCCGAGTGCGAGGCCAAGGGTGAGCGAGGCACCCAGTCCAGGCATGAGCTCAACCAGATGATACTCAACAACAAGGACACCAACTA CTACTCCTTTGACCTCCACGCTCACATCCCCTTTCACTCGCTCTCGGAGGCGGATCGTGAAAAGTACTGGGATGACGGACTGCACCTCCGCGATGATGGCTACGACTGGATGGGAAATCACATCGCCGACGCCCTGATAGACATCCTGCGGCGCGAAGGCACCCCCGGCAGCCCGTCCCAGCTGGAATTCGAGGATGACTTCGtcttcgaggaggaggagggcaacCCTCGCAAAATCAGCGAGGGTTACGTCGTCGTTCGCAAGAAAGATTTGGACTAG